A window of the Mucilaginibacter sp. cycad4 genome harbors these coding sequences:
- a CDS encoding sterol desaturase family protein: MDFLKAIYDHVTGFFGLGGLYDIIKSGDYSKLLTYDGITALLGPMLPVLLVFEIIRGAFYKKFKVIHYKISFWTYVLNAFIGSVLSIAMVGFCIGFFSQFAAFKTTFTWYWFIYGYIVWEFAHFWYHYLAHKVRILWCLHSTHHAPESMNLSVTFAHFFLEAPYADLIRTSICILLGVNPPMLFVIMFVDGFWGSMIHIGENLIEDGRLGFLNRIVLTPSHHRVHHARNPLYMDTNFCNLLPIWDKVFGTFQNEDRKIPIEYGISRPMIKNSFLDAYFGEIIALAKDVRKAPGIKNKFLYIIMPPGWSHTGDHKMTTVVKKAYFESLEEKEDKSVKQGEKEEVV, translated from the coding sequence ATGGATTTTTTAAAAGCGATTTACGATCACGTTACAGGATTTTTCGGTCTCGGCGGGCTATATGATATCATCAAGTCGGGCGATTATAGCAAGTTGCTCACTTATGATGGCATCACCGCTTTATTGGGCCCAATGTTACCTGTACTGCTGGTATTCGAGATCATCAGGGGGGCCTTTTATAAAAAATTTAAGGTGATCCATTATAAGATCTCTTTTTGGACCTATGTGCTAAATGCTTTTATAGGCAGTGTGCTTTCCATAGCTATGGTAGGGTTTTGCATCGGCTTCTTTTCACAATTCGCTGCTTTTAAAACAACGTTTACCTGGTACTGGTTTATTTACGGCTATATCGTATGGGAGTTTGCGCATTTTTGGTATCATTACCTTGCGCACAAAGTACGGATCCTGTGGTGCCTGCACTCAACTCATCATGCACCCGAAAGCATGAACCTTTCGGTTACTTTCGCTCATTTCTTCCTCGAAGCGCCATATGCCGACCTCATCCGCACCAGCATTTGTATTTTATTGGGTGTAAACCCACCAATGCTGTTTGTGATCATGTTTGTGGATGGCTTTTGGGGATCAATGATCCATATTGGCGAAAACCTTATTGAAGACGGGCGCCTCGGCTTCCTCAACAGAATCGTACTTACGCCATCGCATCACAGGGTACATCATGCACGTAACCCATTATATATGGATACCAATTTCTGTAATCTGTTACCGATATGGGATAAAGTTTTTGGTACTTTTCAAAATGAAGACCGTAAGATCCCTATTGAATATGGTATCAGTCGCCCCATGATTAAAAACAGCTTTTTGGATGCCTATTTCGGCGAAATCATAGCGCTGGCCAAAGATGTACGCAAGGCGCCCGGCATTAAAAACAAATTTCTGTACATTATAATGCCTCCCGGCTGGAGCCATACCGGCGATCATAAAATGACAACTGTTGTTAAAAAGGCCTATTTTGAATCGCTTGAGGAAAAGGAAGATAAATCTGTAAAACAGGGGGAGAAGGAAGAAGTGGTTTAA
- a CDS encoding chorismate mutase, with the protein MREYQIKRVAGAVMSGVSNSASILKQSINSKVISLNLPQKSSYMKMFNRAFILFLVCMIRYSLVNAQSTPMTQTSASNPLQNNRIKIDSIDKKLIALLGERERVVKEIGIYKAKNNIPALQADRFKQVLEKTIEAGKQEGLSATFITELMNAIHKESLRIEEEIKAQKQ; encoded by the coding sequence ATGAGGGAGTATCAAATAAAAAGGGTAGCGGGTGCAGTGATGTCAGGAGTGAGTAACTCTGCATCAATCCTGAAACAATCCATTAACAGCAAGGTTATTTCTCTAAATTTACCTCAAAAATCATCTTATATGAAAATGTTTAACCGTGCTTTTATATTATTTTTAGTGTGTATGATCCGGTACAGTTTAGTTAACGCCCAATCAACACCTATGACCCAAACTTCTGCCAGCAATCCACTGCAAAACAACCGGATCAAAATTGATTCAATCGATAAAAAACTCATCGCTTTATTAGGCGAACGCGAACGGGTGGTAAAAGAGATAGGCATCTACAAAGCAAAAAACAATATTCCGGCCCTTCAGGCCGATCGTTTTAAACAGGTTCTTGAAAAAACTATCGAAGCCGGAAAACAGGAAGGGCTCTCCGCCACGTTCATTACCGAACTTATGAACGCCATTCATAAAGAAAGCCTGCGCATTGAAGAAGAAATTAAGGCTCAAAAACAATAG
- a CDS encoding glycoside hydrolase family 30 protein, with protein MQKKYLIACFIAGGLLKGGFASAQGKAPYSVAGKSVRVIVSEEKAGYRFKETETLKFADKPQPAETEVAVFIDPAKTFQTMIGIGGALTDAAAETYAKLPKDKQKEFLTAYYDKAKGIGYSFGRTNIQSCDFSSDSYSYVKDGDKELKTFDISHDKTYRIPFIKAAAAAAGGKLTMFVSPWSPPAFMKDNNDVLHGGKLKKEFDQSWANFYVKFIKAYEKEGIPVWGLSVQNEPMAKQTWESCMYTAEEERDFVKNFLGPTLQKQGLANKKLIVWDHNRDLLYQRASTILEDPAAARYIWGIGFHWYETWTGAGQNFEATRRTHEAFPGKNLVFTEGCIEKFDFNKINDWSLGERYGLSMINDFNAGTVAWTDWNVLLDEKGGPNHVGNFCFAPVHADLRNGSLIYTSSYYYIGHFSKYIHPGAKRISAVASRDKLLTTAYQNPDGSIAVVVMNKTDEKIDYSLWIKGKAAGTTALPHSIATLMVK; from the coding sequence ATGCAAAAAAAGTATTTAATTGCCTGTTTCATCGCAGGCGGATTATTAAAGGGTGGCTTTGCCAGTGCCCAGGGTAAAGCGCCTTATTCGGTAGCAGGTAAATCGGTCAGGGTGATTGTATCTGAGGAAAAGGCCGGGTACAGGTTTAAAGAAACTGAAACCCTGAAGTTTGCGGACAAACCACAACCTGCCGAAACAGAGGTAGCAGTTTTCATTGATCCGGCCAAAACATTCCAAACCATGATAGGTATTGGAGGTGCGCTTACAGATGCAGCAGCCGAAACTTATGCCAAACTGCCAAAAGATAAACAGAAAGAATTTTTAACCGCTTACTACGATAAAGCCAAAGGTATTGGTTACTCTTTTGGCCGAACCAACATTCAAAGCTGTGATTTTTCGAGCGATAGCTACAGTTATGTAAAAGATGGCGATAAGGAGCTAAAGACCTTCGATATCAGCCACGATAAAACCTACCGGATCCCTTTTATTAAAGCAGCTGCAGCAGCTGCGGGTGGTAAGCTAACCATGTTTGTATCACCATGGAGCCCTCCTGCTTTTATGAAAGATAATAACGATGTACTGCACGGAGGTAAGCTCAAAAAAGAGTTTGATCAAAGCTGGGCCAACTTTTACGTTAAGTTTATTAAAGCTTATGAAAAAGAGGGTATCCCTGTTTGGGGCCTTTCGGTACAAAACGAACCTATGGCAAAGCAAACATGGGAATCATGCATGTATACTGCCGAAGAGGAGCGTGATTTTGTAAAGAACTTTTTAGGCCCAACCTTGCAAAAACAAGGCCTGGCCAATAAAAAACTGATAGTTTGGGACCATAACCGCGATTTGCTTTACCAACGCGCCAGCACTATCCTGGAAGATCCGGCAGCGGCCAGATACATCTGGGGTATCGGTTTCCATTGGTATGAAACCTGGACAGGTGCCGGTCAAAATTTTGAAGCCACCCGTCGTACCCATGAAGCATTCCCTGGCAAAAACCTGGTATTTACCGAAGGCTGTATCGAAAAATTTGATTTCAACAAGATCAATGACTGGTCGCTTGGCGAACGTTACGGCCTTTCCATGATCAATGACTTTAATGCCGGTACCGTGGCCTGGACCGACTGGAACGTATTGCTTGATGAAAAAGGCGGGCCAAACCACGTTGGCAACTTTTGCTTTGCCCCCGTACATGCCGACCTGCGTAACGGAAGCCTCATCTACACCAGCTCATACTATTACATCGGTCATTTCTCCAAATATATCCACCCGGGGGCAAAACGCATCAGCGCGGTGGCCAGCCGGGATAAGCTGTTAACAACCGCTTACCAAAACCCCGATGGTTCAATTGCAGTGGTGGTAATGAATAAAACCGACGAAAAAATAGATTACAGCCTTTGGATAAAAGGAAAAGCGGCAGGCACTACTGCTCTGCCGCATTCAATTGCTACACTTATGGTGAAGTGA
- a CDS encoding endonuclease/exonuclease/phosphatase family protein translates to MKKLLSLLFIATLSVSVSYGQHQLTIATYNLRNDNSTNDDSVRGNGWKQRLPVITQLVRFHDWDVFGTQEGLVHQLNGLKQAMPQYAYTGIGRDDGKTAGEFSAIFYKKDKFKLLKHGDFWMAPIIDRPNKGWDAALPRICSWGYFQEIKTGYKFYYFNLHMDHIGVIARRESAKAVLKKVKELGGNSPAILSGDFNVDQTSDSYAVINNSGMLKDSYVLSPVKYATNGTFNDFDTNDKTTGRIDHIFVTKDFRVKRYGILTDTYRAKAKGSDKYEAKEPSDHFPVMIVVDHK, encoded by the coding sequence ATGAAAAAACTACTTTCTTTATTATTTATAGCTACGCTTTCTGTTTCAGTAAGTTATGGCCAGCATCAGCTTACTATAGCTACCTATAATTTACGCAATGATAATTCCACAAACGATGATTCGGTACGCGGCAACGGCTGGAAACAGCGCCTGCCGGTTATAACACAGCTTGTCCGCTTTCATGACTGGGATGTTTTTGGTACCCAGGAAGGGCTGGTGCACCAGCTCAATGGTTTAAAACAGGCCATGCCCCAGTACGCCTATACCGGCATAGGCCGGGATGATGGCAAAACTGCCGGCGAGTTCTCGGCCATTTTTTACAAAAAGGATAAATTTAAACTGTTGAAACATGGCGATTTCTGGATGGCGCCAATTATCGACAGGCCCAACAAAGGCTGGGATGCCGCCCTGCCAAGGATCTGCTCATGGGGGTATTTCCAGGAGATAAAAACCGGTTACAAGTTTTACTACTTTAACCTGCATATGGACCACATAGGTGTTATTGCCCGCCGCGAGAGCGCAAAGGCGGTATTGAAAAAAGTGAAAGAATTAGGCGGTAACTCGCCTGCTATTTTATCAGGCGATTTTAATGTTGATCAAACATCTGATAGCTATGCGGTGATCAATAACTCGGGGATGTTAAAAGACAGCTACGTATTATCTCCCGTTAAGTATGCCACTAATGGTACTTTTAATGATTTCGACACTAATGATAAAACCACCGGCCGTATCGATCATATTTTTGTAACCAAAGATTTTAGGGTAAAGAGATACGGGATCTTAACGGATACCTACAGGGCGAAGGCTAAAGGGTCGGATAAATATGAGGCTAAGGAGCCCAGCGACCATTTCCCGGTAATGATAGTGGTGGATCATAAATGA
- the purU gene encoding formyltetrahydrofolate deformylase, protein MIIVIQCKDKVGLVAAISATLAKHLLNIVSMREHVDHNENVFFTRLEVEKGDDAGLEDSLRKILPEGAYISVNPEPVKKVVILATKEYHCLSDILVRNHFNTLGASVQCVIGNHAKLQNICERFDIPFYHISHEQVSKAEFEQQVIGTIKQYTPDYVVLAKFMRILSPRFVAEFPMKIINIHHSFLPAFIGANPYKQAFERGVKLIGATAHYVSNELDEGPIIAQQIVPVNHSYSWTDMVKAGQEVETAVLAKALKLVFEDRVFVYKNKTVVFE, encoded by the coding sequence ATGATTATTGTAATACAGTGTAAAGACAAAGTGGGCCTTGTGGCGGCCATATCTGCAACATTAGCCAAACACCTGCTTAATATAGTTTCCATGCGTGAGCATGTTGATCATAACGAAAATGTTTTTTTTACACGCCTGGAAGTTGAAAAAGGCGACGACGCCGGCCTCGAAGATTCATTACGTAAAATACTGCCCGAAGGGGCTTATATCTCAGTAAACCCTGAGCCCGTAAAGAAAGTGGTTATACTGGCTACCAAAGAGTATCATTGCCTGAGCGATATCCTGGTGCGCAACCACTTTAATACCCTGGGCGCAAGTGTACAATGTGTTATCGGCAATCACGCCAAACTGCAAAACATATGCGAGCGATTTGACATTCCTTTTTATCATATCAGCCACGAACAGGTAAGCAAGGCCGAATTTGAACAGCAGGTGATCGGTACCATTAAACAATATACTCCTGATTACGTGGTACTGGCTAAATTTATGCGGATCCTGTCGCCCCGGTTTGTAGCTGAATTTCCGATGAAGATCATTAATATCCATCACTCATTTTTACCTGCATTCATTGGTGCTAATCCCTATAAACAGGCGTTTGAACGGGGTGTGAAACTCATTGGAGCGACTGCTCATTATGTATCAAATGAATTGGACGAAGGGCCGATCATCGCCCAGCAAATCGTCCCGGTAAACCACTCATATAGCTGGACAGACATGGTAAAAGCCGGCCAGGAAGTGGAAACTGCCGTATTAGCCAAGGCCCTGAAGCTTGTTTTTGAAGACCGGGTGTTTGTATATAAGAACAAAACGGTAGTGTTTGAGTAA
- a CDS encoding DUF998 domain-containing protein, translated as MDTKPLLYTGIIIPIVFWLSTIVCGFVHGNYNHFSNTISELGAIGTKSETLMETFTLLNTVLSVFFMAGLFIACSQLGLNILPVFGVIGFPIMFGWAAIFHAGNPLHSASGPVFLLLYAGALLSVILWRREEFRQIRKLSLLSLCIMLLIFIRFIPSATLQNNYTGLIQRLAHLGWSVWFISLSSCFIKLLDCKEQHQLK; from the coding sequence ATGGATACTAAACCACTACTATATACCGGCATCATTATTCCCATTGTGTTTTGGCTTTCAACCATTGTTTGCGGGTTTGTGCATGGTAATTACAACCATTTCAGCAATACAATCAGTGAGCTGGGCGCTATCGGCACAAAATCTGAAACGTTGATGGAAACATTTACGCTCCTTAATACAGTGCTCAGTGTGTTTTTTATGGCGGGACTGTTTATTGCATGCAGTCAATTGGGGCTTAATATCCTGCCGGTGTTTGGGGTGATAGGTTTCCCTATTATGTTTGGCTGGGCGGCAATATTTCATGCAGGCAACCCGCTGCATTCGGCGTCCGGGCCTGTGTTTTTACTGCTTTACGCAGGTGCGCTGCTGTCGGTTATTTTATGGAGGAGAGAGGAGTTTAGGCAGATCAGGAAACTTTCGCTATTAAGCCTGTGCATTATGCTGCTCATCTTTATCCGCTTCATTCCTTCAGCTACCCTTCAAAACAATTATACCGGGCTTATTCAAAGATTGGCCCACCTGGGTTGGTCGGTTTGGTTTATATCGCTGAGTTCCTGTTTTATAAAACTGCTCGACTGCAAAGAGCAGCATCAATTAAAATAA
- a CDS encoding quinone-dependent dihydroorotate dehydrogenase yields the protein MYQLIKPILFKFDPENVHYFVTRNLKRFNRFPGGASLSKAMWDVKDPKLEREVFGLKFRNPVGLAAGFDKNADMMGEMANLGFGFVEIGTVTPLPQPGNEKPRMFRLPADSALINRMGFNNFGVDIAAERIAAFRRDPKNINKQLIIGGNIGKNKVTPNEDAVSDYIKCFDRLFDVVDYFVVNVSSPNTPGLRALQEKGPLMEILNTLQQRNNKNGISRPILLKIAPDLTDSQLDDIVDIVQQTGIDGVIATNTTISRENLSSPLKEETGGLSGKPLAKRSTEVIAYLHKKSNGSFPIIGVGGIHSAEDAVEKLNAGASLVQLYTGFIYEGPGLIGRINKKILNRDF from the coding sequence ATGTATCAGTTGATAAAACCCATCCTGTTTAAGTTCGATCCGGAAAATGTGCATTACTTTGTTACCCGCAACCTGAAACGCTTTAACCGTTTTCCGGGCGGTGCATCGTTAAGTAAGGCGATGTGGGATGTAAAAGATCCAAAGCTTGAACGCGAGGTTTTTGGCCTGAAATTCAGGAACCCGGTTGGCCTGGCTGCGGGTTTTGATAAAAACGCCGATATGATGGGTGAAATGGCCAATCTTGGTTTTGGTTTTGTGGAGATAGGCACTGTTACACCATTACCACAACCCGGTAACGAAAAGCCACGCATGTTTCGCCTGCCCGCAGATAGCGCGCTCATTAACCGCATGGGTTTCAATAATTTTGGTGTAGATATTGCCGCCGAACGGATTGCCGCTTTCAGGCGCGATCCTAAAAATATCAATAAACAACTGATCATTGGCGGTAATATTGGTAAAAACAAGGTTACCCCTAACGAGGATGCTGTAAGTGACTACATTAAATGCTTTGACCGCCTGTTTGATGTGGTTGATTATTTTGTAGTTAACGTAAGCTCACCCAATACCCCGGGTTTGCGGGCCCTGCAGGAAAAAGGTCCTCTGATGGAGATTCTGAATACCTTACAACAACGCAATAATAAAAATGGTATCAGCAGGCCTATCCTGCTAAAAATAGCTCCTGATTTGACTGATTCTCAACTGGATGATATTGTTGATATTGTACAGCAAACAGGCATAGACGGGGTAATTGCTACCAATACAACCATCAGCAGGGAAAACCTTTCATCTCCATTAAAAGAAGAAACCGGCGGGTTGAGCGGCAAGCCGCTTGCCAAACGCTCAACAGAAGTAATTGCATACCTGCATAAAAAATCAAACGGTTCGTTCCCCATTATTGGTGTAGGGGGTATTCATTCGGCCGAAGATGCGGTTGAGAAGCTGAATGCCGGCGCTTCACTGGTGCAGTTGTACACCGGGTTTATTTATGAAGGGCCGGGGTTGATAGGAAGGATTAATAAGAAGATTCTGAACCGTGATTTTTAG
- a CDS encoding spore protein, whose amino-acid sequence MGVTRLKRKDRRNKTFSRLEVQFLKLATNLEYGSRSAESKHSQIAKNNAALDIALGK is encoded by the coding sequence ATGGGCGTTACTCGTTTAAAAAGAAAAGACAGGAGAAATAAAACTTTTTCACGCTTAGAAGTACAGTTCTTGAAACTGGCTACTAACCTTGAATACGGAAGCCGTTCTGCTGAGTCAAAACACAGCCAGATAGCTAAAAACAATGCAGCTTTAGATATCGCATTAGGCAAATAA
- a CDS encoding RNA methyltransferase → MLSKSQISLLKSLQHKKFRKEHGLFLVEGYKSVVEFVNAAYQVDAIYHTSEIAPKMMNLSRKINFQEISLTDLEKISSLKTPQEVIGLIKIPKWPRLNYNLLKNKFSLVLDGVQDPGNMGTIVRTADWFGITDIICSEDTVDVYNPKVVQATMGSLARVNVHYGDLTTILPEIKLPLFGAMLDGENIYSTNFGHEGLLAMGNEGNGLRPEIQELINKKVTIPRIGYAESLNVAIATAILCSEIKRNSFK, encoded by the coding sequence ATGCTTTCAAAATCACAGATCAGTTTATTAAAATCCTTACAACATAAAAAATTCCGTAAAGAGCATGGTTTGTTTTTGGTTGAGGGCTACAAATCAGTTGTTGAGTTTGTAAACGCTGCATACCAGGTTGATGCCATATACCATACCTCCGAAATTGCTCCAAAAATGATGAATTTATCCCGAAAAATAAATTTTCAGGAAATTTCATTGACCGATCTGGAAAAGATCAGCAGTTTGAAAACCCCGCAGGAGGTAATTGGTTTGATTAAAATACCAAAATGGCCCCGATTAAATTATAACTTACTGAAAAACAAGTTCTCACTGGTGCTTGATGGGGTGCAAGACCCCGGCAATATGGGCACCATTGTCCGCACGGCCGACTGGTTTGGCATTACCGATATTATTTGCTCAGAAGATACTGTTGATGTTTATAACCCTAAAGTGGTGCAGGCTACTATGGGCTCATTAGCACGGGTAAATGTGCATTATGGTGATTTAACAACTATCCTTCCCGAAATAAAGCTTCCTTTATTTGGCGCCATGCTCGATGGCGAAAATATCTACAGCACCAATTTCGGCCATGAGGGTTTATTAGCCATGGGCAACGAAGGAAATGGCTTGCGCCCTGAAATACAGGAGTTAATAAATAAAAAAGTAACTATACCCCGGATCGGTTATGCCGAATCACTGAATGTAGCCATAGCCACAGCCATATTATGTTCAGAAATAAAAAGAAATTCGTTCAAATAA